The Pseudomonadota bacterium region GCACGGCGAGAATCTCATTATTCTCGGGCCACCCGAGTACCTGACATGATGCACACCTTACTATGTCATTGAAGATCAACGCCAAGCTGATTTGCATTTGCTGTTAGCGGAGGCGAGCAGCTTTTGAACGCCTCAAGGTCCGCACGGCGGATCACCTACGGAGTGCCGGCGCAAAACTGTGCGGCTGGGATCTCCTCGCGTGCGATCATACGACGTAGGGTCATGACGTTGTTCAAGATAAGCGGCTGCTTCCTCCAGTGTCAATTCGCCCCGCTCTTCGCGTTCGCCCTGGCGATATACGGCGATACTGTGGTCGTTGCGTAGCGAACAGACACGCATCTTGGTCCACGTCCGACTATGCGCAGTGCGTTTCCCCATCCGATTGAGTACTGATGCGATCAATCCGTCTGGCATTTGCCGGGCAAGTGAGCGGACGAGCTCAACGATATCCTGCTCGGTCACCCAGCGGTGCTGCCCCGTGCCGTTCTTAGCGAATTCAAGGTCTGTATCATCGCCCCCGCGCCAGTGCAATACTATTGCAATGCGATGCTCGACGATCCGCCCCACGATTTCCTTAAGCACGGTACGCAAGATCCGTTTCTTCATTACCGCCCAAGCGTTCGGATGTTGCCAGAGCTCTGCGATATCCTCACCCATTGCGATCAGGTGCTCGCTTTGCTCCTCTGATAATTGTTGGTGTGGCTCGCGCCGCAGTGACTCGAGGAGATTCGCGATGTACTCGCAGGAGAAGGCCTGGAAGGTGAAAGCGTCTTCATTCGCGCGAGCCAGCTCCAGTGCCAAGACCTGGTAAAGGGGCGTTTCATAAGCGATGAGCTCGGCACGCACGAGATCGCGACGCGCTTGGTGCAAGATCATGGCGTCCAACGACAAACACCGGACGTGGAGTTGACCCCGTTTCGTGGACACTTCACCTTTTGGGAAGGAGGAGTCCACGATGTCGAAACGAAGAAGTGCATATGCGCCGGAGTTCCGGCGACAGATGGTCGAGTTGGTCCGGTCAGGCCGCAACCCGGAAGAGCTGGCGCGGGAGTTTGAGCCGACGGCGCAGGCGATCCGCAACTGGGTGGCGCAGG contains the following coding sequences:
- a CDS encoding transposase — encoded protein: MSKRRSAYAPEFRRQMVELVRSGRNPEELAREFEPTAQAIRNWVAQ